In one window of Mesoplodon densirostris isolate mMesDen1 chromosome 4, mMesDen1 primary haplotype, whole genome shotgun sequence DNA:
- the KATNBL1 gene encoding KATNB1-like protein 1, with protein sequence MASETHNVKKRNFCNNIEDHFIDVPRKRISNFTNKNMKEVKKSPKQLAAYITRTVGQAVKSPDKLRKVIYHRKKVHHPFQNPCCRKKQSPNSGGCDMANKENELACAGRLPEQVRQGSRPYLVSPSDSGSSQTESPSSKYSGFFSEVSQDHETMAQVLFSRNLRLNVALTFWRRRSISELVAYLVRIEDLGVVVDCLPVLTNSLQEEKQYISLGCCVDLLPLVKSLLKSKFEEYIIVGLNWLQAVIKRWWSELSSKTEIINDGNIQILKQQLSGLWEQENHLTLVPGYTGNIAKDVDAYLLQLH encoded by the exons ATGGCATCTGAAACCCACAATGTTAAAAAACGCAACTTTTGTAATAATATTGAAGATCATTTCATTGATGTTCCTAGAAAAAGGATCTCTAATTTCACTAATAAGAACATGAAGGAG gttaAGAAGTCTCCAAAACAGTTGGCTGCTTACATAACTAG AACAGTTGGACAAGCTGTGAAAAGCCCAGATAAACTACGTAAGGTGATCTATCACAGAAAGAAAGTTCATCATCCTTTTCAAAATCCTTGCTGCAGAAAAAAGCAGTCCCCCAACAGTGGGGGCTGTGACATGGCAAATAAAGAGAATGAGCTGGCTTGTGCAGGCCGCCTCCCTGAGCAAGTGCGGCAGGGTAGTCGACCATATCTGGTTAGCCCCAGTGATTCTGGTTCTTCACAGACAGAAAGCCCATCATCAAAATATAGTGGGTTTTTTTCTGAG GTTTCTCAGGACCATGAAACAATGGCACAGGTTTTGTTCAGCAGGAATTTGAGATTGAATGTAGCTTTAACTTTCTGGAGAAGGAGAAGTATAAGTGAACTTGTAGCTTATTTGGTGAG GATAGAAGACCTTGGAGTTGTGGTGGATTGCCTTCCTGTGCTCACCAATAG ttTACAGGAGGAAAAACAATACATCTCACTTGGCTGCTGTGTAGACTTGTTGCCTCTAGTAAAGTCACTACTTAAAAGCAAATTTGAAGA ATATATAATAGTTGGTTTAAACTGGCTTCAAGCAGTCATAAAAAGGTGGTGGTCAGAACTATCATCCAAAACAGAAATTATAAATGATGG aaatattcaaattttaaaacaacaattaaGTGGATTGTGGGAACAGGAAAACCATCTTACTTTGGTTCCAGGATATACTGGAAACATAGCCAAG GATGTAGATGCTTATTTATTACAGTTGCATTGA